One region of Deinococcus aerius genomic DNA includes:
- a CDS encoding glycosyltransferase family 4 protein: MRGAGRPAVLHVVTHLDLGGAEEVAISLAGGLGGEYRAEFFAVYGVADTEIGRGMASRLAALGVPVHGGTRLDVKRGGLLHAAVKLALLLRRTRPDLVHLHTDIPEAVYALAARLNSWLGGPSPAAVRTIHNTTLWPVWQRVGAWVERQLTPVSAVAVSQAALEGLRDFRARHALPALPRDRCHVVHNAVTLAGPREPRAPSSGPVRVLFAARLEPQKGADLLPAILERAAALTSRDAEVTVLGEGSLGSLLRDWAQTTSLRWPVTLGPPRAGLSGVLADFDVVLMPSRFEGFGLLAGEALLAGTPVVTTDVAGLREVLPAEYPLLAPPEDTGALARHLAAVVDDPEPFRELARGARGEIERRFGLPGMLEGYRGVYRDLLRGDLKGVSHERARGA, translated from the coding sequence GCGAGTACAGGGCCGAATTCTTCGCGGTCTACGGCGTCGCCGACACCGAGATCGGGCGGGGGATGGCCTCCCGCCTCGCGGCGCTAGGGGTCCCCGTCCACGGCGGCACGCGGCTGGATGTCAAACGCGGCGGCCTCCTGCATGCGGCGGTCAAACTCGCCCTGTTGCTGCGGCGCACGCGGCCCGACCTCGTCCACCTGCACACCGATATTCCCGAGGCGGTGTACGCCCTGGCGGCCCGGCTGAATAGTTGGCTGGGGGGGCCTTCCCCGGCTGCCGTGCGGACCATCCACAACACCACCCTCTGGCCGGTCTGGCAGCGCGTCGGCGCCTGGGTGGAGCGTCAGCTCACGCCGGTCAGCGCCGTGGCCGTGTCGCAGGCCGCCCTGGAGGGGTTGCGGGACTTCCGCGCCCGCCACGCCCTGCCCGCGCTGCCCCGTGACCGCTGCCACGTCGTTCACAACGCGGTGACCCTGGCCGGGCCGCGGGAGCCCCGGGCGCCGTCTTCCGGTCCAGTCCGGGTCCTGTTCGCCGCCCGGCTCGAACCCCAGAAGGGCGCCGACCTGCTGCCCGCCATCCTGGAGCGGGCCGCCGCACTCACGAGCCGGGACGCCGAGGTGACGGTGCTGGGAGAGGGCAGCCTCGGGTCCCTTCTGCGGGACTGGGCTCAGACCACCTCCCTGCGCTGGCCGGTCACGCTGGGACCGCCGCGGGCCGGGCTCTCCGGCGTGCTGGCCGACTTCGACGTGGTGCTGATGCCCTCGCGCTTCGAGGGCTTCGGGCTGCTGGCGGGTGAGGCGCTGCTCGCGGGCACGCCCGTCGTGACAACCGATGTCGCCGGGCTGCGGGAGGTGCTGCCCGCGGAGTACCCGCTGCTCGCCCCGCCGGAGGACACGGGGGCGCTCGCCCGGCACCTGGCCGCCGTGGTGGACGACCCGGAACCGTTTCGCGAGCTGGCGCGCGGGGCGCGGGGCGAGATCGAGCGTCGGTTCGGGCTTCCCGGCATGCTGGAGGGGTACCGCGGCGTCTACCGTGACCTGCTGCGGGGCGACCTGAAGGGAGTAAGCCATGAACGTGCTCGTGGTGCATAA